The Acidobacteriota bacterium genomic interval TCAGGAATTACAAATACACCTTTTTTATATAGAATTTCATCAGCATCAGGAGTTGTAGGGCCATTTGCTAATTCAGCAGAAATTTTGGCTTTTACATTAGGAGCATTTCCCCCTGTTATTTGATTTTCAAGCGCTGCAGGGAAGAGTATATCCACATCTAATTCAAGAATCGCTTCATTTGATATTGGTTTTGTTTTTGGGAAATTGATAACTGAGCCTGTTTTTTTCTTAAAGTTATTTACTTCTTCGGGATCAAGACCATCTGGATTGAAGATTCCCCCTTTTGAATCACTTACAGCGACTACTTTAGAACCGAACATTTCTTCTACTAATTTTGCTGCATAATATCCAGCATTACCATATCCTTGAATCGCAACAGTTGCTTTTTTTAAATCAAGACCTAAAACTTTGGCAGCCTCTCTAACAGTATACATTCCTCCTCTTGCAGTAGCATCGCCTCTTCCAGCTGATCCTCCTAAAGCAACAGGTTTTCCTGTAATTACTCCAGGAGCACTATGTCCAACAATTTTGCTGTATTCATCCATCATCCAAGCCATAATTTGAGGATTAGTATAAACATCAGGTGCAGGTATATCTTTTTCTGGACCAATAAATGTTCCAATGGCACGAATATAACCCCGACTTAATCTTTCCAATTCGCCTTCTGACATTTCTTTTGGATTACAAATAACCCCTCCTTTTCCTCCTCCATAAGGGAGGTCTACCATGGCTGTTTTCCAGGTCATCCATGCAGCCAAAGCCTTAACTGTATCGATGGTTTCATCAGGATGGAATCGAATTCCACCTTTAGTTGGTCCTTTGGCATCATTGTATTGGACTCGGAATCCTCTGAAAACTTTTACTGTTCCATCATCCATCTTAATGGGGATGGAAACATGAAGTTCTCGCATAGGTTCGCGTAGCATCGCATGCACCCCAGGATCCAACTTAATGATTTTTGCAGCCTCATCCAATTGGGCTTGAGCCACCGCAAATGGATTAAGAGACTCTTTGTTTTTATTCATAATAAATCCTCCTTGTATATAAAAATTTAATTTTAGGCATATAAGCCTCTTATTTCCGATGTCTTTATCACTCTTTTTATTGCCACTATGTATGCGGCTACTCTCATGCTGACTTTTAAATCTAAAGATGTTTTTAGGACATTATTAAACGCCTGATCCATTATTCTTTTTAAATCTTCAATAACTTTTTCTTCTGACCAGTAATATCCCATTCTATTCTGAACCCATTCAAGATAGGATACCGTCACGCCGCCTGCGTTGCATAATATATCTGGTATGATAAAAATTCCTTTCCTGCTTAGAATATCATCTGCTTCTACGGTTGTTGGTCCATTGGCTCCTTCGGCAATAATTTTTGCTTTGATTCTTTCTGCATTTTTTTCTGTTATCTGATTCTCCAGGGCCGCTGGAATGAGGATATCAACTTTAAGCTCTAAAAGATCCATGGGATTTTTCAATTTTTTTACCTTTAAAAATTTCTCCAGATCTTTTAAAGAACCTTTCTCTACTGCATACTTCACTACAGCCTCTATATCCAATCCATTCTCATTGTAAAAAGCTCCGTTTATGTCAGAAATTGTAATTATTTTACATCCTTCCTTGGATAGAAGCTTTGCTGTGTTTGAACCGACATTTCCAAACCCCTGAATTGCAACAGTTGATTTTCTTAAATCCATTTTTAAATACTCTAAAGCTTTTTTTATGGTGAATAATATTCCCCATGCAGTGGCTTCAATCCTTCCCTCAGAACCTCCTATTTCAAGGGGTTTCCCTGTTACAACCCCTGGAATGTATTCTCTGAAGTGCATTGAATAGGTATCCATGTACCATCCCATTATCTGGGGGTTTGTGTTTACGTCAGGCGCAGGAACATCTTTGTCAGGACCAAATAGTTCAATCATATCTGCGAAGTATCTTCTTGATAATCTTTCTAATTCTGCCTCTGATAATTTTTTTGGGTCAACTACTACTCCTCCTTTGGCTCCTCCCATCGGGATGTTGACAACAGCGCATTTGTATGTCATCCAGAAAGCCAGAGCTTTTACCTCTTCCAGGTTAACATCCGGATGGTATCTCACACCTCCTTTTGCTGGTCCTCTTGCCACATTGTGTTGTACTCGATATCCTTTAAAAATCTTTATTGAATTGTCATCCATTCTGACAGGGAGGTTAACTTCAACAATTCTTCTGGGCTCTTTTATCATTGCAATCTGATTTTCATTTAATTCTAAAATATTTGCAGCTCTTTCAAATTGCTTTAAGGCATTTTCAAAGGCGGAAGAGGTTTGTTTTCCATCCTCGTATAATTCACATCTTATTCTCTTGTAGAACTGTTTTCTTGATTCCCGAGCCATTTAGGAAACCACAAAATAACCTAAAACCTACATATTGTCAAGTTCGGCGTGCTCTGGGTGTGTTATTAGTTCTTGACTTGATCAAGATATTAATTTATAAGA includes:
- a CDS encoding Glu/Leu/Phe/Val dehydrogenase is translated as MNKNKESLNPFAVAQAQLDEAAKIIKLDPGVHAMLREPMRELHVSIPIKMDDGTVKVFRGFRVQYNDAKGPTKGGIRFHPDETIDTVKALAAWMTWKTAMVDLPYGGGKGGVICNPKEMSEGELERLSRGYIRAIGTFIGPEKDIPAPDVYTNPQIMAWMMDEYSKIVGHSAPGVITGKPVALGGSAGRGDATARGGMYTVREAAKVLGLDLKKATVAIQGYGNAGYYAAKLVEEMFGSKVVAVSDSKGGIFNPDGLDPEEVNNFKKKTGSVINFPKTKPISNEAILELDVDILFPAALENQITGGNAPNVKAKISAELANGPTTPDADEILYKKGVFVIPDFLCNAGGVTVSYFEWVQNLYGYYWTEEEVHEKLDKKMTKAFHDTLETSKKYKVHHRMAAYVVAIERVAEAMKLRGWV
- a CDS encoding Glu/Leu/Phe/Val dehydrogenase; translation: MARESRKQFYKRIRCELYEDGKQTSSAFENALKQFERAANILELNENQIAMIKEPRRIVEVNLPVRMDDNSIKIFKGYRVQHNVARGPAKGGVRYHPDVNLEEVKALAFWMTYKCAVVNIPMGGAKGGVVVDPKKLSEAELERLSRRYFADMIELFGPDKDVPAPDVNTNPQIMGWYMDTYSMHFREYIPGVVTGKPLEIGGSEGRIEATAWGILFTIKKALEYLKMDLRKSTVAIQGFGNVGSNTAKLLSKEGCKIITISDINGAFYNENGLDIEAVVKYAVEKGSLKDLEKFLKVKKLKNPMDLLELKVDILIPAALENQITEKNAERIKAKIIAEGANGPTTVEADDILSRKGIFIIPDILCNAGGVTVSYLEWVQNRMGYYWSEEKVIEDLKRIMDQAFNNVLKTSLDLKVSMRVAAYIVAIKRVIKTSEIRGLYA